The Leifsonia poae region CGTGAGGACCGCGGCGCGGGTGGAGAGGGGGATCGTCATTGCATGCTCCGTTTCCGCCGGGCGGGGCTCGCGGATCGTGTCCTCCGTCGACCCCGTCGCCGATGTGGGTTATTCTACATACGTTGACCAAAATAGCGAGCCTCTCGAGGAGGAGACGTGCAGCGATCCAACCGAGACAGTCCCGACCCCAGCGCCGAGCTGGTGCTGCGAGGAGGGACCGTTCTCACGCTCGATGAGGAGGACACCCGCGGCACGGCAATCGCCGTGCGGCACGGTCGCATCCTCCGTGTGGGAAGCGACGCCGATGTGCAGAGCGCGATCGGGCGTCGCACGCGCGTCGTGGAGCTGGGTGGCCGGGCGGTGATCCCGGGCATCAACGACTCGCACCTGCATGCCGCCTGGCTGGGCGCGATGTGGCCGAACACGGTGTTCGGCGAGACGGGGGCCGGAGACGGCGGTCCGGCGAGGAGTGACGCCGACCCGCACGACACGAGTGCGTCGGCGCCTCTCGTCACGACCCACCAGGAGCGGCGGGACGCCATCCTGCGCGCCGGAGAGCTGATCGCCTCGCTCGGCATCACCAGCTACACCGAGCCGGGGATCGGGCCGGGCGAAGACGGCGGTGCGACCGGATGCTTCTCCCAATCGGTGTTCGAGGCTTACGTCGAACTCGAGTCCGAACGTGCGCTCACGGCACGGGTGAACGTGCTCGCCCTCTTCGGCGTGTTGGATGGTCCGAGTACGCTGCACGGATTCACTTCCGGTCTGCGGGCACTCGAACGTGACACCACGCGGCCCACCTGGTTGCGCGTGGCCGGCGTCAAGATCTTCGCCGACGGCATCCCGCCGCTGCGCCAGGCCTGGACCACCCACAGCTACCCGGATGGGAGCACGGGTGACCTGCTGATCGCCGGGCTCGACCGCCAGGAGCGCGAAGACAATCTTCATCGGATGATCCTGGAGGCGAACCGGCTCGGCTATCAGGTCGGCGTGCACGCCACCGGTGATCGGACCATCGATGCGACAGTGGCGGCTGTGGCGGATGCACTGGCGGAGAGTCGCCGGGAGTTGCGGCACTACGTGATCCACGGCGATCTGGTCACGCCGCAGGCGCTGGAGCGGATGGCCGAGCTGGGCATGGGCTGGAACGTGCAGCCGGGCATCGCGGTGAAGACCGCGGCTTGGCTCGGCTCGGTGCTCGGGGAGTCCGTCGCGGCGGCGGCCTGGCCGCTCGAAGCGGCGGCCCGCGCGGGGGTCTCGGTGTCGCTCAGCTCGGATGCGCCGATCCTGGCGCCCGATTGGCGGGTCGGCATCGCTGACGCCGACGCATGGATGGGGCCGGTCCCGGCCGGCGCCAGGGAGCAGCGGATGCTCGCCCTGCTGCGGGGGTATACGACGGCCCCGGCGCGACAGGACGGCGCGGAACCGTGGAAGGGCTCCCTCGAACCGCGGAAGGCGGCCGACCTCTGCGTGCTCGAAGCCGACCCGCTGAACCTGACGCCCGCCGAGCTGCCCGAGGTGGCCATCGACCTCACCGTGGTGGACGGCGAGATCGTCTACGAGCGCCAGCCCGCCTCTCAGCGTTAGCGCTCGCCTGCCTGCCTCTCAGCGTTAGCGCCTGCCTGCCTGCCCGCGCGCACGACGAGGGGTCGCACACGCCGCCTCCCGGTTCGGTCGGCGGGTCGCGGCCCCTCGGTGCCTGCGGGCGCGCGTGCCCGGCTCAGGTGAGCAGCTGGCCGCCGTCCACGGCGAGGCTGGTCCCCGTGATGTGGGCGGCGCCGGGGCCGGCGAGGAACAGCACGGCCGGGGCGATGTCGTCCACTTCTGCCAGGCGGCCGAGCGGGATCCGGGAGGCCCAGGCCGCGCGCTCGGGCGAGCCCTCCGGAATCCCGAGTCGCAGCATCGGGGTGAGCACGGGCCCCGGGGCGACGGCGTTGACCCGAATGCCGCTGCCGGCGAGCTCGATCGCCGCCCAGCGGGTCAGCGAGTCGACGGCCGCCTTGCTCGACTCGTAAGCTCCCATGCCCGGCGTCGGTTGGCGCCCCCCGATCGACGAGATGTTCACGATCGCGCCCCTGGTTCCGGCGGCGAT contains the following coding sequences:
- a CDS encoding amidohydrolase, translated to MQRSNRDSPDPSAELVLRGGTVLTLDEEDTRGTAIAVRHGRILRVGSDADVQSAIGRRTRVVELGGRAVIPGINDSHLHAAWLGAMWPNTVFGETGAGDGGPARSDADPHDTSASAPLVTTHQERRDAILRAGELIASLGITSYTEPGIGPGEDGGATGCFSQSVFEAYVELESERALTARVNVLALFGVLDGPSTLHGFTSGLRALERDTTRPTWLRVAGVKIFADGIPPLRQAWTTHSYPDGSTGDLLIAGLDRQEREDNLHRMILEANRLGYQVGVHATGDRTIDATVAAVADALAESRRELRHYVIHGDLVTPQALERMAELGMGWNVQPGIAVKTAAWLGSVLGESVAAAAWPLEAAARAGVSVSLSSDAPILAPDWRVGIADADAWMGPVPAGAREQRMLALLRGYTTAPARQDGAEPWKGSLEPRKAADLCVLEADPLNLTPAELPEVAIDLTVVDGEIVYERQPASQR
- a CDS encoding SDR family NAD(P)-dependent oxidoreductase — its product is MTEPRTILITGGGGGIGRGIAEAFLANGDRVVLADVDADAVAHVASEIGADAIALDITDPDAVAAAIDQIAADHGPLEVLVNNAGILSLHGRLTDLAVADYDAIVRVNILGTFAVTQAAARSMIAAGTRGAIVNISSIGGRQPTPGMGAYESSKAAVDSLTRWAAIELAGSGIRVNAVAPGPVLTPMLRLGIPEGSPERAAWASRIPLGRLAEVDDIAPAVLFLAGPGAAHITGTSLAVDGGQLLT